A stretch of Telopea speciosissima isolate NSW1024214 ecotype Mountain lineage chromosome 11, Tspe_v1, whole genome shotgun sequence DNA encodes these proteins:
- the LOC122645226 gene encoding F-box protein At5g65850-like, whose amino-acid sequence MEDQQVKHHHHQHLPFDIISEILSRLPIESLMRFKSVCKSWFSLIKDQSFVELQFERSKKNQPHSSLILFNNYGPSDKKKLFLVDPEVTDKDKEDKDEKHIWKARDIMLLEYEWKYERDPKEKKLNFKIFGSCNGLLCMVSRLGYGCCISIYGIFICNPITKDCLMLPVPTGFLINCYVIGFGVDSTGKYKVLRIFFTKKCDDYAVMNCEIITLGESSWRKVEEEFPYTYTPQCEQDEMVFMNGALYTIIMPTSSQLQPFILVFDLHDEKFYTIQIQAPSIVELPRYYNLSLTSFIKDDYGQLLALHLRLPDRSKSVNPIWFMEINKYSNNGKELMYRCDSINMVETTKPILYHSNSYELVGMMTNDINTLLYRTDVFDTYSDNFFKNNKNAAGPSQLEPPRSSSSLVSFLLVYHLEKKQSMHVEVCGATIPIRFKATSFVPSLLSPIVIANSGNKSKIEKLPACSDDLIEPPPQKKSKKDTSYYRSQGLHLELVGYSSLHRS is encoded by the coding sequence ATGGAAGACCAACAAgttaagcatcatcatcatcagcatctACCTTTTGATATCATCTCAGAGATATTGTCAAGGCTCCCCATAGAGTCTCTTATGCGATTCAAGAGCGTTTGTAAAAGCTGGTTCAGTTTGATAAAAGATCAATCATTCGTTGAATTGCAATTTGAAAGATCAAAGAAGAATCAACCACACAGCAGCCTAATTCTTTTTAATAACTATGGTCCTTCAGATAAAAAAAAGTTGTTTTTGGTAGACCCCGAGGTCACAGATAAAgataaagaagataaagatGAAAAACATATTTGGAAAGCAAGGGATATTATGTTGTTGGAGTATGAGTGGAAGTATGAGAGGGAccccaaagaaaagaaattgaatttcaaaatttttgggtCTTGCAATGGTTTGCTCTGCATGGTTTCTCGCTTGGGTTATGGTTGCTGCATTAGTATTTATGGCATATTCATATGCAACCCAATCACAAAAGATTGTTTGATGTTACCAGTACCAACTGGGTTTCTTATAAATTGTTATGTAATTGGTTTTGGTGTGGATTCCACTGGAAAGTACAAGGTGCTTCGaatattttttaccaaaaaatgtGATGATTATGCAGTGATGAATTGTGAGATTATTACATTAGGTGAAAGTTCATGGAGAAAGGTAGAAGAGGAGTTCCCTTATACTTACACACCCCAATGTGAACAGGACGAGATGGTATTCATGAATGGGGCACTTTATACCATAATAATGCCCACCAGTTCACAGCTGCAGCCCTTcatccttgtgttcgacctCCATGATGAGAAGTTTTACACTATACAGATCCAAGCTCCGTCTATAGTTGAGCTGCCCAGATATTATAATTTGAGCCTAACCAGTTTTATCAAGGATGATTACGGTCAGCTGCTGGCTTTGCATCTTCGTCTTCCTGATAGATCAAAATCAGTGAATCCTATATGGTTCATGGAGATTAACAAGTACTCCAACAATGGGAAGGAGTTGATGTACCGATGTGATAGTATTAATATGGTTGAGACCACAAAGCCCATTCTATATCATTCTAATTCCTATGAACTCGTGGGTATGATGACCAATGACATTAATACCCTCTTGTATAGGACAGATGTCTTCGACACGTATTCTGATAATTTCTTCAAGAATAATAAGAATGCAGCTGGCCCATCACAGTTGGAACCACCAAGATCATCATCGTCGTTGGTCAGTTTTCTTCTTGTCTATCATTTGGAGAAGAAGCAATCGATGCATGTTGAGGTGTGTGGAGCAACAATTCCAATACGCTTTAAAGCAACAAGTTTTGTTCCAAGCCTTTTATCTCCAATTGTTATTGCTAATTCTGGCAACAAGTCAAAGATAGAGAAGCTTCCTGCTTGTTCTGATGACCTTATTGAACCACCCCCTCAAAAAAAGTCAAAGAAAGATACTAGCTATTATAGGTCACAAGGGCTACACTTGGAATTAGTGGGCTACTCCTCCCTGCACAGGAGTTAA
- the LOC122645976 gene encoding putative clathrin assembly protein At1g25240 gives MRLWERASAILKDNNSICLAKLSRRTSFRNPDLESALIKATSHDELSVDYKNTQRVFAWVRTSSSFIKPFIWALTKRMEKTRSWIVVIKGLMLLHGIFCCNVPALRRIGRLPFDLSNFTDGHSKSAQSWGFNAFVRAYFAYLDKRSFFLSCDAPLDDLKDEKDVDVSMVKVLVELQRLQTLLDMLIQIKPRAAGMNVCLILEAMDCIVIEIFDIYSRTCRGIAGVLLGIFNAGKVEASMALRVLQKAASQGEELSLYFEFCKDFGVLNASEFPRVEQIPEEDIRVLEQMINGKVSEKKINESYNGDEKAIVPVDNPSAEKQEDLDNTSKTIVTQNWVVFDDEFKAKEGADEFSFFGVDGVRKTTNYIDPFAASLNCPPLLSGNNSGSTIVSSNGFLELEHYFNPIPAAASTVGNQSNWIVPL, from the coding sequence ATGAGATTGTGGGAAAGGGCTTCTGCGATCTTGAAAGACAATAACAGTATTTGTCTTGCAAAGCTATCAAGAAGAACCTCTTTTCGAAACCCAGATCTTGAATCGGCTCTTATCAAAGCCACCAGCCATGATGAATTATCTGTCGATTATAAGAATACACAGAGAGTCTTTGCTTGGGTACGTACCTCTTCCTCTTTCATCAAACCCTTTATCTGGGCTCTTACGAAACGAATGGAGAAGACTCGAAGCTGGATTGTTGTGATCAAGGGTTTAATGCTCTTACATGGAATCTTTTGCTGTAATGTTCCAGCTCTTAGAAGGATTGGTCGATTACCATTTGATCTTTCTAATTTTACAGATGGTCATTCAAAATCTGCGCAATCTTGGGGGTTTAATGCTTTTGTTCGTGCTTATTTTGCTTATCTTGATAAGAGATCTTTCTTCTTAAGCTGTGATGCACCTCTTGATGATCTAAAAGATGAGAAAGATGTAGATGTGTCTATGGTGAAAGTGCTTGTTGAATTGCAAAGATTGCAGACATTGCTGGATATGCTTATCCAGATTAAGCCTCGTGCAGCTGGGATGAATGTTTGTCTCATTCTTGAAGCTATGGATTGCATTGTTATTGAGATCTTCGATATTTATAGCAGAACGTGTCGTGGTATCGCTGGAGTTCTTCTAGGAATTTTTAATGCTGGTAAGGTAGAGGCTTCTATGGCTCTTCGTGTTCTGCAGAAGGCGGCATCACAAGGAGAAGAACTCTCTTTGTATTTTGAGTTCTGTAAAGATTTTGGGGTTCTTAATGCATCTGAATTCCCCAGAGTTGAGCAGATCCCAGAAGAAGATATTCGAGTTCTCGAGCAAATGATAAATGGAAAAGTTTCAGAGAAGAAGATCAATGAAAGCTACAATGGCGATGAGAAAGCTATCGTACCGGTAGATAATCCATCCGCTGAAAAACAGGAGGATCTAGATAATACGTCGAAGACCATAGTAACCCAGAATTGGGTTGTCTTTGATGATGAATTCAAGGCCAAAGAAGGTGCAGATGAATTCTCATTTTTTGGGGTAGATGGAGTTCGAAAGACAACAAATTATATAGATCCTTTTGCAGCTTCTTTAAATTGTCCTCCTCTTTTGAGTGGTAATAACAGTGGTTCTACCATTGTATCATCAAATGGTTTCCTGGAGTTGGAGCATTACTTCAACCCAATTCCAGCAGCTGCTTCAACTGTTGGAAACCAGAGTAACTGGATTGTCCCTCTTTGA
- the LOC122645977 gene encoding ATP phosphoribosyltransferase 2, chloroplastic-like, producing MASFQALQLYPSSTTMPSFRMHPIFSFSYSPPSHVSSKTTISCTSQHVDGRVSERDEIRLGLASKGRMAQDTLDLLKDCQLSVRQVNPRQYVANIPQLANLEVWFQRPKDIVRKLLSGDLDLGIVGLDTFSEYGQGNEDLIIVHDALEFGHCCLSLAIPKYGIFENVNSLSELAQMPQWTDKKPLRVVTGFTYLGPKFMKEKGLKHVSFSTADGALEAAPAMGTADAILDLVSTGTTLRENNLKEIEGGVVLESQAVLVASKKSLIQRKGVLEITHEILERLEAHLRAAGQFMVVANMRGSSKEEVAKRILSQTLLTGLQGPTVSPVFCKRDGMVVADYYAIVICVPKKELYKSIQQLRAIGGSGVLISPVTYIFDEEPPRWRTLLTKLGL from the exons ATGGCTTCATTTCAAGCTCTCCAACTGTATCCCTCCTCTACAACCATGCCCTCTTTCCGCATGCACCCAATATTCTCATTTTCATATTCACCACCCTCACATGTGTCCAGCAAGACCACAATCTCTTGTACCTCACAACATGTGGATGGAAGGGTCTCTGAGAGGGATGAAATCCGTCTTGGATTAGCAAGTAAAGGTCGCATGGCTCAAGACACCTTGGATCTTCTcaag GATTGTCAACTCTCTGTCAGGCAGGTGAATCCCCGACAATATGTTGCGAATATTCCACAG CTTGCAAACTTAGAAGTCTGGTTTCAGCGGCCCAAGGATATTGTGCGCAAATTGCTGTCAGGAGATCTAGACCTTGGTATTGTGGGTTTAGATACTTTCTCTGAATATGGACAG GGGAACGAGGATTTGATCATAGTTCATGATGCACTTGAGTTTGGGCATTGCTGTTTATCCCTTGCA ATTCCAAAGTATGGAATTTTTGAGAATGTAAATTCATTGAGCGAGCTAGCACAAATGCCTCAATGGACTGATAAGAAGCCTTTGCGAGTTGTTACTGGATTTACTTAT CTGGGTCCTAAATTCATGAAGGAGAAGGGATTGAAACACGTCAGTTTTTCAACTGCAGATGGAGCATTGGAGGCAGCTCCTGCG ATGGGGACAGCAGATGCTATTTTGGATCTTGTGAGTACTGGGACAACACTGCGGGAGAATAATCTAAAAGAAATTGAAGGTGGAGTTGTTTTAGAAAGCCAG GCTGTTCTTGTGGCAAGCAAGAAATCTCTGATCCAGCGCAAAGGTGTTCTGGAGATTACACATGAGATTCTTGAAAGACTGGAGGCTCATTTGAGAGCAGCTGGTCAGTTCATG GTGGTTGCAAACATGAGGGGGAGTAGTAAAGAGGAAGTGGCTAAGCGAATTTTGAGTCAGACATTATTAACTGGGTTGCAG GGACCTACTGTAAGTCCAGTATTCTGTAAACGTGATGGGATGGTTGTGGCAGACTACTATGCAATTGTCATATGTGTACCAAAGAAGGAACTCTACAAATCCATTCAGCAGCTGAGAGCA ATTGGAGGCAGTGGAGTTTTAATATCTCCAGTGACTTATATTTTTGATGAAGAACCTCCCAGGTGGCGTACACTTCTTACAAAGCTTGGGCTTTGA